From Coffea arabica cultivar ET-39 chromosome 9c, Coffea Arabica ET-39 HiFi, whole genome shotgun sequence, one genomic window encodes:
- the LOC113708766 gene encoding isopentenyl-diphosphate Delta-isomerase I — translation MSSTFTTPRFQTILKRISLSSSSSSTFPVLRSHSPFSTSFLKQTLPAAASPLCRSSLSSSSSSSFSRMSAVTASTSSSTVMGDAIADAAMDVVQRRLMFEDECILVDENDRVVGHDTKYNCHLMEKIESENLLHRAFSVFLFNSKFELLLQQRSATKVTFPLVWTNTCCSHPLYRESELIEENVLGVRNAAQRKLLDELGIPAEDLPVDKFTPLGRMLYKAPSDGKWGEHELDYLLFIVRDVKVNPNPDEVADVKYINREQLKELLRKADAGEEGLKLSPWFRLVVDNFLFKWWEHVEKGTLLDAVDMKTIHKLT, via the exons ATGTCTTCCACATTCACCACTCCTCGTTTTCAAACCATcctcaagaggatctcactctcctcctcttcctcctcgACATTTCCAGTCCTCAGATCTCATTCCCCATTTTCTACCTCCTTCCTCAAACAAACTCTCCCCGCTGCCGCATCACCTCTCTGTCGGAGCTCgctgtcttcttcttcctcctcctcgtTCTCGCGCATGTCCGCAGTTACAGCATCCACCAGCAGCTCCACAGTCATGGGTGATGCAATTGCTGATGCGGCAATGGACGTCGTCCAGAGACGCCTCATGTTCGAAGACGA ATGCATTTTGGTAGATGAGAATGATCGTGTTGTTGGTCATGATACCAAATATAATT GCCACTTGATGGAAAAAATTGAATCTGAAAATTTGCTGCACAGAGCTTTTAGTGTATTCTTATTCAACTCAAAGTTTGAGTTACTTCTTCAG CAACGATCTGCAACCAAGGTAACTTTTCCTCTAGTATGGACAAACACCTGCTGCAGCCATCCACTGTACCGTGAATCAGAACTTATTGAAGAGAATGTTCTTG GAGTGAGGAATGCTGCACAAAGGAAGCTTTTGGATGAGCTGGGTATTCCAGCTGAAGATTTGCCAGTCGATAAGTTTACCCCTTTGGGTCGTATGCTTTACAAAGCCCCATCTGACGGGAAGTGGGGAGAGCACGAAC TTGATTACCTTCTCTTCATTGTTCGGGATGTCAAGGTGAATCCCAACCCAGATGAAGTTGCTGATGTGAAGTACATCAATCGGGAGCAGTTGAAAGAGCTTTTGAGAAAAGCAGATGCTGGTGAGGAGGGTCTCAAGCTGTCCCCTTGGTTCAGACTGGTGGTTGACAATTTCTTGTTCAAGTGGTGGGAACATGTTGAGAAAGGGACACTCTTGGATGCAGTTGATATGAAAACCATTCACAAGCTGACTTGA
- the LOC113708765 gene encoding UDP-glycosyltransferase 71K1-like: MNPPEMKKSELVFVPAPARGHMVSTIQFAKLLLERDERISITVLVIKRPHPPNLDSYIEEFAASNSNIRFVHLCHVDPPPPELLKSAENFLSIHIEKHKSLVKDAISNHVVSGPSTKLAGLVVDLFSTPMIDVANELGVPSYVFFPSSAAFLGLLLYLPTRHAQLGTEFSISNPDSTIPVYANPVPSRVLPSFLFDKQNGGYSSMLHHGTRFKETRGFIINTFAELEPHAIESLESRKESAAIYTVGPLLNLELQEHSQSDQKVMKWLDDQPSSTVVFLCFGSLGGFEPPQLAEMATALERSGHRFLWSIQAPPLKDLRVKPAEYTNFSEILPEGFLERTQNRGLVCGWAPQVEVLAHEAVGGFVSHCGWNSILESLWNGVPIATWPIYAEQQSNAFELVKELELAVELTLDYRITSSDKLVMADAIEKAIRLLMDSGNPVRNRVKEVGETGRKALKDGGSSFLSAGRFIEDVLVVKK; this comes from the coding sequence ATGAATCCTCCAGAGATGAAGAAATCAGAGTTAGTTTTTGTCCCTGCACCAGCAAGAGGTCATATGGTATCCACCATCCAGTTCGCAAAGCTGCTTCTTGAAAGAGATGAAAGAATTTCAATAACCGTTCTGGTCATAAAGCGCCCACATCCTCCGAACCTTGATTCATACATTGAAGAATTCGCAGCCTCCAATTCTAATATTCGATTCGTTCATCTCTGTCACGTCGATCCACCACCTCCAGAGTTGTTGAAGTCAGCTGAGAATTTCCTGTCCATTCACATAGAGAAGCACAAATCCCTCGTCAAAGATGCTATAAGCAACCATGTTGTGTCAGGTCCAAGCACTAAACTTGCCGGGCTAGTCGTTGATTTGTTTTCCACCCCAATGATAGATGTGGCAAATGAGCTTGGCGTTCCTTCCTACGTTTTCTTCCCCTCTAGCGCTGCTTTTCTTGGACTTTTGCTTTATCTCCCAACTCGGCATGCCCAACTTGGGACTGAATTTAGCATTTCCAATCCTGATTCGACTATTCCAGTCTATGCCAACCCGGTACCCTCAAGGGTTTTACCATCTTTTCTGTTTGATAAACAAAATGGTGGTTATTCATCAATGCTACATCATGGCACACGGTTCAAAGAGACGAGGGGTTTCATCATAAACACCTTTGCAGAGTTAGAACCTCATGCGATTGAGTCACTGGAATCCCGCAAGGAATCAGCTGCAATTTACACAGTTGGACCTCTGCTCAACCTTGAGCTTCAAGAGCATTCCCAGTCTGATCAAAAGGTTATGAAATGGCTTGATGACCAGCCCTCTTCAACTGTGGTGTTTCTCTGCTTTGGAAGCCTGGGCGGTTTTGAGCCACCCCAGCTTGCAGAGATGGCAACTGCACTCGAGCGAAGCGGGCATCGATTCTTATGGTCTATCCAGGCACCTCCGCTGAAGGACTTGAGAGTAAAACCGGCTGAGTATACCAATTTTTCGGAGATCCTCCCAGAAGGGTTCCTGGAAAGGACGCAGAACAGAGGATTGGTGTGTGGTTGGGCACCACAAGTGGAGGTGTTAGCCCATGAAGCAGTTGGAGGCTTTGTGTCTCATTGCGGGTGGAATTCCATACTGGAAAGCTTGTGGAATGGTGTACCAATTGCTACATGGCCTATATATGCTGAGCAACAATCTAATGCATTCGAGCTGGTAAAGGAATTGGAATTAGCAGTGGAATTGACACTAGATTACCGAATTACGAGTTCTGATAAGCTTGTAATGGCGGATGCAATTGAGAAGGCAATAAGACTTCTGATGGATTCTGGAAACCCTGTAAGAAACAGAGTCAAGGAGGTTGGGGAGACTGGTAGGAAGGCGTTGAAGGATGGAGGCTCTTCCTTCCTCTCAGCTGGACGCTTTATCGAAGATGTGCTGGTGGTAAAGAAATGA